A region of the bacterium genome:
GCCCGCGCGGCCCCGGGTTCAGGCGTAGCGGATGCGGGGGTCGAGAAGGCCATAAAGGAGATCCACGAAGAGGTTGACGGCGACGAAGGTCACGGCCGCGACCAGCACGATGCCCTGGATCATCGGCAGGTCACGATTGAAGATCGCGTCCACGGCGAGCCGGCCGATGCCCGGCCAGCCAAAGACCGTCTCGATGATCACGGCGCCGCCGAGCAGTCCCGCGAACTGCAGTCCGACGATTGAAAGCACCGGGATGAGCGCGTTCTTCAGCGCGTGCCGCAGCACGGTCCGGGTTTCGCCGGCGCCCTTGGCGCGGGCCGTGCGGATGAACTCCTGCCGCAGCACCTCGAGGAGGCTGCTGCGGGTGAGGCGCGCGATGATAGAGGCCGCCTCGGTTCCGAGCGTCACGGCGGGCAGGAGAAGACTCCCGCCGGTGTCGGCCCCCGCCGCGGGCAGCCAGCGCAGATAGTAAGAAAACACCAGGATCAGCACGAGTCCAAACCAGAAGCTCGGCAGCGAGATTCCGGCCAGCGCCAGGACCATCGACGCGTAATCCAGGAGCCGCCGGTGATGAAGCGCGGCGACCACGCCGAGCGCGAGCCCAAGGGCCATCGCGACGGCCATGCCGGCGGTTGCGAGCCGCAGCGTGTAGGGCAGGCGTAGTGCGATTTCCTCGGCCACCGGACGGCCGGAGTGGATCGAGCGCCCCAGATTGCCGTGGAGCAGGCGCCACAAGAAGACGCCGTACTGGACCGGCAGCGGCCGGTCCAGCCCCAGCGTGTGCCGGAAGGCGGCGATCTGTTCGGCGGAGCCGTAGTCCTGAAGCATGACCTGGGCGGGATCGCCCGGGACCAGGTGGATCATCAAGAACACGAGCACCGACACGCCCAGCAGGACGGGAACGAGCTGCAGGAGCCGCTGCGCGAGGTAGCGTTGCACCGCCGCTACTTCTGGAGATATGCGTCGTCGAGCAGCAGCGTGCCGAATTTGTCGACATACAGGTCGCGGACGCGCGGCTGGACGAACGTCACGTCGATCGGGCTGGCCAGCGGAATCCAGGGCGCCTGCTCGAGCAGGAGCTCCTGGAGGCCGCGGTAGACCGCGAGCCGCTTCTGCGGATCGACCGTCACGCGGCCCTGCTCGAGGAACCGGTCCACCTGCGGGTTGGAGAAATGCACCCGGTTCGTGCTGGCCATCCGGCTGCTGTGAAAGAAGTAATAGAGGATGTCGGCGTCCGGCCAGCCGTAGCTGATCAGGATCGCGTCCTGGTCGCCTTTGGCCGTCCGCGCCAGCAGCGTCGCCACCTCGATCTGCTCGATGTTCATCTGCACGCCGATCTTCCTGAGCTGGCTCTGCAGCACGATGGCAATCCGCACATTTGTCTCACGCGGGTACGTCCACACGGTGAAGGCAAGCGGCCGGCCGTCCTTCTGCAAAATCCCGCCGGGACCGGGCGCCCACCCCGCCTCGCCGAGCAGCCGCCGCGCCCGGTCCGGCTCGTACTGATAGGCGTGCTTCAAGCCCTTCGCGTAGCCCCAGATCGTCGGAGCCAGCGGACTGTCCATCGGCACGGCCAGCCGTTCCAGGGCGTAGTCGACGACCTCGTTCCGATTGATCGCGTAGCCGAGGGCCTGACGGACCCGGACGTCGCTCAAGAGTGGTTTCGTGACGTTCAGGCCGAGATAGAGGCCGCCGTCCTCGGCCGTTTGAAACACCTGGTACTTGCCACTCTGCCGCAAACGCGCGACCTCCTTTGCCGGCGCGGTGGGCAGAATGTCGAGGTCGCCCCGCTCGAACGCGATTCCCCGGGTCGACTCGTCGGGAACGATGTGCAGGATCA
Encoded here:
- the nikB gene encoding nickel ABC transporter permease, which codes for MQRYLAQRLLQLVPVLLGVSVLVFLMIHLVPGDPAQVMLQDYGSAEQIAAFRHTLGLDRPLPVQYGVFLWRLLHGNLGRSIHSGRPVAEEIALRLPYTLRLATAGMAVAMALGLALGVVAALHHRRLLDYASMVLALAGISLPSFWFGLVLILVFSYYLRWLPAAGADTGGSLLLPAVTLGTEAASIIARLTRSSLLEVLRQEFIRTARAKGAGETRTVLRHALKNALIPVLSIVGLQFAGLLGGAVIIETVFGWPGIGRLAVDAIFNRDLPMIQGIVLVAAVTFVAVNLFVDLLYGLLDPRIRYA
- a CDS encoding ABC transporter substrate-binding protein: MRLAGLLVLAMLVGALSTAVHGAPVRGGVLNIAIDSDPPSLDPHKTPSSSIAHALLYGTLVTVDRRTGEFVPNLADSWTISADGKILTFRLHSGVRFHDGTPFTSEAVKATIDRLIDPATAAPGASWIGPIERVETPDALTARLVFKQPYAPIFSSLRIPFLAMLSPAAIAKYGKDYGQNPVGTGPFKFRQWIPGDRIVLDRYADYSWGPKFYQNRGAPYADTVILHIVPDESTRGIAFERGDLDILPTAPAKEVARLRQSGKYQVFQTAEDGGLYLGLNVTKPLLSDVRVRQALGYAINRNEVVDYALERLAVPMDSPLAPTIWGYAKGLKHAYQYEPDRARRLLGEAGWAPGPGGILQKDGRPLAFTVWTYPRETNVRIAIVLQSQLRKIGVQMNIEQIEVATLLARTAKGDQDAILISYGWPDADILYYFFHSSRMASTNRVHFSNPQVDRFLEQGRVTVDPQKRLAVYRGLQELLLEQAPWIPLASPIDVTFVQPRVRDLYVDKFGTLLLDDAYLQK